In Lysobacter firmicutimachus, one genomic interval encodes:
- a CDS encoding DUF4157 domain-containing protein, with product MRTKTAAKEASGHASKSFFSPHRASAASFFAPMIQAKCASCEAEETAKLKEEGPPDLQAKCDACDHEPPKLQRRDAPVQAKLSLGTPGDRFEQEADQMADTVMRMPDPAAPMQVSSTAGAGVQRDSAESCSAKDEPPEPGEINEETEDIDLVNPKETPVSPKREGGDSAAPADLESRIDAAKGSGTALPPDTRDFMESRFGHDFSQVKIHTGAASAAMNRDIHSHAFTSGTDIHFAPGQYRPDTDSGKHLLAHELTHVVQQTGSRGGDGAIQQMASRRQISRAGSNYETKWYQNTSYVSGKATHGIIERLLRESDAALVTEAAIPGADRFAPGMNKVGVADLYMSTPAKTVSGVKAYKEAETEHEIVSMDKPSSKFLGTQPAVASAPTRPDRKKGVRGWKGDFPSHIWLGELKPWNAGKLAAGVAQLDSYALGYNAFVKRVNQLSGGKTRGSISFDRLKLKLPGFLDFDNWDAQHKIGSPKTEYGDRRLWVAYVGGGVYLYKDLAKGLDTPPDEYFTKHLAEMRELKKSMTDSHPHPGKMASPKTIAAPAPVVSRAPSGAATRHIQRHTKDRPDSYWKERGAAWEKKRGAWGGDFRKFLDSKLSGHRDKVKFEKRIGKAGGKLSGTGEKEVREYKQLMFWSGRAGKYLGKVRFMLGSAWDKVIGVFERKKKPMEDVRTKVQGVKAGGMTKIGWASKLLTVVVSACKVAFTAFITESFNFFADCFHSAMDKLVERFNEELNESFGDEICRARKSFEESKEKLETEWGDVIRQLEALVTAVQDAKRWMDIATTAVDLIRIGVQIVSCVSPPALGCLWGLVAQLGIGAMVSIVIGTDWFNREIVTPNVRELLRTHIAPTYQKLINNVLGPNLSKYHCHIADDAIPAMKFEAKGGIADNSDAMRAHRDQWEKEFEPQILKDLQTVFGKPGGKAVTKEEMLDLLKRIKDSGLSMQEFKDRQTARALLEQARESKTGKLNLEDAKREAVKKDPPSPKPEVERKIDYPHAREQNVVYKKIRGWEPTLFIAKPGIKADSDEFANAIYDMQGKLGMKQDGIAGDATLLAFYDKNGKKKDFFYKETVAALEKQKADREKAAKERAAKEKAAQDKVDADKQYAQATKGLDPSVKVVKAHEVVPANKDWIVPKGIGVQIVNFWSYIEWSKNPLNFDVPKPPAFVDLDIVVDGKHVYRVLNVAVNRLYVTKGFGVGLCRWNANLELLDGIRLDTSNGVVQLYHTLWCLSDDYSVP from the coding sequence GTGCGAACAAAGACCGCCGCCAAGGAAGCTTCGGGTCATGCGAGCAAGTCGTTTTTCAGCCCGCACAGGGCGAGCGCGGCATCGTTCTTCGCGCCGATGATCCAGGCGAAATGCGCGTCTTGCGAAGCCGAGGAAACTGCGAAACTCAAGGAGGAAGGGCCTCCGGATTTGCAGGCGAAGTGCGACGCTTGCGATCACGAGCCTCCGAAGCTGCAGCGCCGCGACGCGCCCGTACAGGCCAAGCTTTCGCTGGGCACCCCGGGCGACCGCTTCGAGCAGGAGGCGGATCAGATGGCCGACACCGTAATGCGGATGCCGGATCCTGCGGCCCCGATGCAGGTTTCCTCGACCGCTGGCGCCGGCGTTCAGCGTGACTCGGCGGAGAGCTGCTCGGCCAAGGACGAGCCGCCCGAACCCGGAGAGATAAACGAAGAGACCGAGGACATCGACCTCGTCAACCCGAAAGAAACGCCCGTAAGCCCGAAGCGTGAGGGGGGCGATTCAGCCGCTCCGGCCGATCTCGAATCGCGTATCGATGCCGCCAAGGGAAGCGGCACAGCGCTTCCCCCGGACACGCGCGACTTCATGGAATCCAGATTCGGCCACGACTTTTCTCAAGTGAAGATCCACACCGGCGCGGCTTCGGCCGCCATGAACCGCGATATCCACAGTCATGCGTTCACCAGCGGCACCGACATTCACTTCGCGCCAGGGCAGTACCGTCCCGACACGGACTCCGGCAAGCACCTGCTTGCCCATGAGCTCACGCATGTCGTGCAGCAGACAGGTTCGCGCGGTGGAGACGGCGCCATCCAGCAGATGGCGAGCCGACGACAAATATCGCGCGCGGGCAGCAATTACGAGACGAAGTGGTACCAGAACACCTCCTACGTTTCGGGCAAAGCCACCCACGGAATCATCGAGAGGCTATTGCGCGAGTCGGACGCCGCGCTGGTTACCGAGGCGGCGATCCCGGGCGCGGATCGCTTCGCCCCCGGCATGAACAAGGTCGGCGTGGCGGACCTGTACATGTCCACGCCGGCAAAGACGGTCTCGGGAGTCAAGGCGTACAAGGAAGCCGAAACCGAACACGAAATCGTGTCGATGGACAAGCCATCGTCGAAGTTCCTGGGCACCCAGCCCGCAGTGGCGTCCGCGCCCACGCGGCCAGATCGCAAGAAGGGCGTTCGCGGCTGGAAGGGCGACTTCCCGTCGCACATCTGGCTGGGCGAACTCAAACCGTGGAACGCCGGAAAGTTGGCGGCAGGCGTGGCCCAGCTGGACAGCTACGCGCTGGGATACAACGCCTTCGTTAAGCGGGTGAATCAGCTCAGCGGCGGCAAGACGCGCGGCAGCATCTCCTTCGATCGTCTCAAGCTCAAACTGCCCGGCTTCCTGGACTTCGACAATTGGGACGCACAGCACAAGATCGGCTCGCCGAAAACCGAGTATGGCGACCGGCGATTGTGGGTCGCCTACGTCGGCGGCGGCGTCTATCTGTACAAGGATCTCGCGAAGGGGCTGGACACTCCCCCCGACGAATACTTCACCAAGCACCTCGCGGAGATGCGGGAACTCAAGAAGTCGATGACGGACTCGCATCCCCATCCGGGGAAGATGGCCAGCCCCAAGACGATCGCGGCTCCCGCTCCGGTCGTCTCGCGTGCGCCATCGGGTGCCGCCACGCGGCATATCCAGCGCCACACCAAGGACCGGCCCGATAGCTACTGGAAAGAGCGCGGGGCGGCCTGGGAGAAGAAGCGCGGCGCCTGGGGCGGCGACTTCCGGAAGTTCTTGGATTCCAAGCTCTCCGGCCATCGCGACAAGGTCAAGTTCGAAAAGCGCATAGGCAAGGCGGGCGGCAAGCTTTCCGGCACGGGCGAAAAGGAGGTCAGGGAATACAAGCAACTGATGTTCTGGAGCGGTCGCGCGGGGAAGTACCTCGGAAAAGTGCGATTCATGCTGGGAAGTGCGTGGGACAAGGTGATCGGCGTCTTCGAGCGCAAGAAGAAGCCCATGGAAGACGTGCGCACCAAGGTCCAGGGAGTCAAGGCGGGCGGCATGACCAAGATCGGTTGGGCCAGCAAGCTGCTGACTGTTGTCGTGAGCGCGTGCAAAGTAGCATTCACAGCGTTCATCACGGAGAGCTTCAACTTCTTCGCGGATTGCTTCCACAGCGCAATGGACAAGCTTGTCGAGAGGTTCAATGAAGAACTCAACGAAAGCTTCGGCGACGAGATCTGCCGCGCCCGCAAGTCGTTCGAGGAGAGCAAGGAGAAGCTCGAGACCGAATGGGGCGATGTGATCAGGCAGCTCGAAGCGCTCGTCACCGCCGTCCAGGACGCCAAGCGCTGGATGGATATCGCGACCACAGCGGTCGACCTCATCCGCATCGGCGTTCAGATAGTTTCCTGCGTCTCTCCGCCGGCGCTGGGCTGCCTGTGGGGCCTCGTTGCCCAACTGGGCATCGGCGCCATGGTGAGCATCGTCATCGGCACGGATTGGTTCAATCGGGAAATCGTTACGCCGAATGTCCGCGAGCTGCTACGCACCCACATCGCTCCCACCTACCAGAAGCTCATCAATAACGTGCTGGGCCCCAATCTGTCCAAATATCACTGCCACATCGCCGACGACGCGATTCCCGCCATGAAGTTCGAGGCCAAGGGCGGAATCGCCGACAATTCGGATGCGATGCGCGCCCATCGCGACCAGTGGGAGAAGGAATTCGAGCCGCAGATCCTGAAGGACCTTCAGACCGTATTCGGAAAACCGGGCGGCAAAGCGGTCACCAAGGAGGAAATGCTGGACTTGCTCAAGCGCATCAAGGATAGCGGGCTCTCGATGCAAGAGTTCAAGGACCGGCAGACAGCGAGGGCGCTGCTCGAACAGGCGCGCGAAAGCAAGACGGGAAAGCTCAATCTCGAGGACGCCAAGCGGGAGGCCGTCAAGAAGGACCCTCCCTCTCCGAAGCCAGAAGTCGAGAGAAAGATCGACTACCCGCATGCTCGCGAGCAGAACGTCGTCTACAAGAAGATTCGCGGGTGGGAGCCGACATTGTTCATCGCGAAACCCGGCATCAAGGCGGATTCGGATGAATTCGCGAACGCAATCTATGACATGCAGGGAAAACTGGGCATGAAGCAGGACGGCATCGCCGGTGATGCCACCCTGCTGGCGTTCTACGACAAGAATGGAAAGAAGAAGGATTTCTTCTATAAAGAAACCGTCGCAGCCCTGGAGAAACAGAAGGCCGACCGGGAAAAGGCGGCCAAGGAAAGAGCAGCGAAGGAAAAGGCTGCACAGGACAAGGTCGACGCGGACAAGCAGTACGCCCAAGCCACCAAGGGGCTGGACCCGTCGGTCAAGGTCGTGAAAGCGCACGAAGTCGTTCCCGCCAACAAGGACTGGATCGTCCCCAAGGGCATCGGCGTCCAGATCGTCAACTTCTGGTCGTACATCGAGTGGTCGAAGAACCCGCTCAACTTCGACGTTCCGAAGCCGCCTGCCTTCGTCGATCTGGATATCGTGGTCGACGGCAAGCACGTGTACCGGGTATTGAATGTCGCAGTGAATAGACTCTATGTAACGAAAGGATTTGGCGTTGGACTTTGCCGTTGGAACGCCAACCTGGAACTGCTCGACGGCATCCGCCTCGACACGAGCAATGGCGTTGTGCAGCTGTACCATACGCTGTGGTGCCTTAGCGATGACTACAGTGTTCCGTGA
- a CDS encoding ATP-binding protein: MNAGAGTLARHIEPLRIPTKARDTEGRAYLHRAFEQFEALLERHLRAHLQRDIDCVLMPTVIDPPDPDDDAPYARLVREQRLDSESQALLLLALAPLVRSDFLDRLVQNLAPGAGDYPLLGGIRGKQHRGFLPTGDTALFVMAGDDLGERLRWQKLLGGDHPLIQRRIVYLEESVDGDPPMSGRLLVDEETADRIINGKPRPPRSSSKFPAQKLSTDMEWDDLVLQPRTLAEIRDLETWVRHGQVLLDDWQMRRKLRPGCRALFHGPPGTGKTVTAMLLGKVTGREVYRVDLSMVVSKYIGETEKNLAGLFDRAERKDWILFFDEADALFGKRTQVRDAHDRYANQEVSFLLQRIETFEGLAILASNLAGNVDEAFARRFEHIVNFPMPRQGERLLIWQKGLPPAASLEPGIDLARIATRYELSGGMIMNVIRYVSMQAISRDERVLRLQDFLDGIRREYAKENKLE, from the coding sequence ATGAACGCTGGAGCCGGCACCTTAGCAAGACACATCGAGCCCTTGCGGATTCCGACAAAGGCGCGCGACACAGAGGGGCGCGCCTATCTTCACCGGGCGTTCGAACAATTCGAGGCGTTGCTCGAGCGTCATCTGCGCGCGCACCTTCAGCGAGACATCGACTGCGTCCTGATGCCGACCGTGATCGACCCGCCCGATCCCGATGATGATGCGCCCTATGCCCGCCTGGTGAGGGAGCAGCGCCTCGATAGCGAGTCGCAGGCCCTGCTGTTGCTTGCACTCGCCCCATTGGTCAGGTCGGACTTTCTCGATCGCCTGGTCCAGAATCTCGCACCCGGCGCGGGGGATTACCCGCTCCTCGGCGGCATCCGCGGCAAACAACACCGCGGTTTTTTGCCAACGGGCGACACGGCGTTATTCGTCATGGCGGGCGACGACCTGGGCGAGCGACTACGCTGGCAGAAGTTACTGGGTGGCGATCACCCGCTGATACAGAGGCGCATCGTCTATCTCGAAGAGTCGGTCGACGGCGATCCGCCGATGAGTGGCCGTTTGTTGGTCGATGAGGAAACCGCGGATCGCATCATCAACGGCAAGCCGCGCCCGCCGCGATCTTCATCCAAGTTTCCCGCGCAGAAGCTGTCCACGGACATGGAGTGGGACGATCTGGTTCTCCAGCCGCGTACGCTCGCCGAAATCCGCGACCTCGAGACCTGGGTGCGTCACGGGCAGGTGCTGCTCGACGACTGGCAGATGCGCCGCAAGTTGCGCCCGGGCTGCCGCGCACTGTTCCACGGCCCGCCAGGCACGGGCAAGACGGTCACGGCGATGCTGTTGGGAAAAGTCACGGGACGCGAGGTTTATCGCGTCGATCTTTCCATGGTGGTGTCCAAGTACATCGGCGAAACCGAGAAGAACCTGGCCGGACTGTTCGACCGAGCGGAGCGCAAGGATTGGATCCTGTTCTTCGACGAAGCCGATGCGCTGTTCGGAAAGCGCACGCAGGTTCGCGATGCACATGATCGCTACGCCAACCAGGAAGTCTCGTTCCTGCTGCAGCGGATCGAGACCTTCGAAGGCCTGGCCATTCTCGCCTCGAATCTCGCGGGGAATGTCGACGAAGCCTTCGCGCGCCGCTTCGAACACATCGTCAACTTTCCGATGCCGCGCCAAGGCGAGCGCCTGCTCATCTGGCAGAAAGGGCTGCCGCCCGCCGCCTCGCTGGAGCCCGGCATTGACCTTGCGCGCATCGCCACTCGTTATGAGCTGAGCGGCGGAATGATCATGAACGTCATTCGCTACGTTTCGATGCAGGCCATTTCCCGTGATGAGCGCGTGCTGCGCCTGCAGGATTTCCTTGACGGCATTCGCCGCGAATACGCAAAAGAGAACAAACTCGAATGA